Below is a genomic region from Medicago truncatula cultivar Jemalong A17 chromosome 3, MtrunA17r5.0-ANR, whole genome shotgun sequence.
ATGAGACTAATACTTTGGTAACATAATTTTACTCAGTAATCTTTAACACCTTTAACAAATCTATATAATTACATGCAACTCACACTATTTTCTATACCATCACAGATAAAACACGCACTCCTTAgttttttctcttatattttctttcatgttcaaattcttttttcatcttctttctttttctaatttactTTATATCTCTCatgaaagaaacaaacaaaaacattcatATATAAAACCGCCACCAACCCACATTTGACTATCTCACCAGATCAGATATACAGGGAGTCTTACATTTAAGGGAGAGATGTTAATGTATTATGTATgagttaaaattataaattgaatgaaatagtatatattgaacaacatataagtgcGAAGACTAATACATCTAATGTCTTAATCTTTTGGAATAAAGATATGGTGTCAATCTAACTTGTAGGATTTTTTTCAAAGTCAAATATGATGCACAAACCCATTATAGGCTCCCTCGGAACTTTGAACATTATAATGAACTTTTTAGTtttcaattgattaatttttttatattaaatccAAGTTTTTGGATGTCGTTCCCtttcatgcaatttttttatccaACCTCTATATTTCAAATACTTTCACTTCTGGTTTTTAGCGCGACCCGACAATGAAAAATACATATGTGTTATGTTTAGTTGTAGTACATGTTTAttagatattttaattaaattaatgtgacttttttttattgactaTAATTTTGGTGAAATAATTACTAATAAGTCTCTAATATTACTGTTAACTTTATTTCTAATATTACCACGGACAAAACACACTACTTTTTTCTCGTATTATTTGTCTcatgttcaaatttatttttaatattttttctttttctactctTCTTTCTTTCACTTAATGAAACATGGGAACATAATAAATCTTCATCCACAAAACCACGATCAACCCACCTTTTCTACAATATTGTGCATACATGTGATCTTACTTTACTATGTCACCATTTCACAAACACAAAGAGTCTTACACTTAAAGAAGATATGTTAATGTGTCCTTTATGGTGATAAAACTCAGTATAAGATCCATTGGACGTCCCAAAGTTATGATGAATTGTTTTGTTAGCTTTTATAtctcatttatttaaattttttatcctaaattttaattattgaataCCATTCGCTtccatgctattttttttattcaacctccCAAATTCCTTCACTTTTGGTCTTTTGTAGAATCTAACAATGGAAAAATGCATATGTGTTCTACTGAGTTGACAAAAAcctacttattgaaaaatttaaattgatgtTGCGATTCtttaattgagtctaatttGTCATAAAATAATTACCCCAAAAATCCTAATTCTTCAACAATCCCCCAAAATTACCAGCAACTCACATTATTCCATATACTCTCATGGTAAAAGCAcacactcatttttttttccttatcatttctctcatgttaaaatttcttttttatttatttctttttctggttcattttctctatactcataaaataaatgaatataacCACCTCTTAATGAAACCACCATCAACCAACCTTTTCTACCATGTGGTGCCTCAATATTACTTTATTTGGTTATGTCACCAGATTTCAGATGTAGAAAGTCTCACATTTAGGAGAGAGAAGTTAATTTGTCGTATGTGAGTTAAAGTTTCATATTGAATGCAAGAGTAGGTGGTCAGAAAAAATACAAGTGAGATGACACAAATAACTAATgccttaaaattttggatgagGATGTGGTATTAGTTTCACTTTTATGGGTGCTTTTACCCAAATGTGATTATCCAACTCAGTTTAGGTTCTCCTGGAAGTCACAACACTACGATAAactattttgttagttttagatgttatttgtttaatttttcatctaaaattttagttttcaaatgTCATTTGGTTTGACGCAATTTTTTTAGTCaacctttattattttaaattactttacttttggtctttggtgtgatctgaaaatggaaaaatgtaGATGTGTTATGCTGAGTTGgcaaaatacatatttattagACATTTCAAGTGAAGGTATGGTGTCAATCTCACTTGTGTGATTGCTCTTACCATAATATGATATTCCTATTCAATGTAGGTTTCCTCCGTAGTCCCAATATTAGGACGAACTAATTTGCTGGTGTTTGAAGttcatttgttaatttttttttttagagttagttaagtaaatggtccctataaatatccaGAATTTCACTTTAATtcatacaaaaataaatcacactttttagttattgtaaaaaatttcgtcagcatttttagtctttATCAAGTTTTTTTCACAGCATtcttagtccctgtaaaaattgTGAGGACAATGTTGaatgtatattattttatatttattggttgaagttaaaataaaaaataagaaatatggAAGTAAACAGCTGCTAAGGGTTTAAGGCTTTTATTTGGCAATATTGTTAGATTACAGTAGGTAGTTTATAGTGTACAAGTGTTtacaaaaaaagatatatatatttgaagggAAAAGTGTTTGATAGAGTTTATTgcatttttgtatatattttttcaagtaGTGTTTGATTTTTATAGTTTATAGTGTATCATTTTATCTTGGATTTGTACCATTATTATCATAATtgcaaaattttgaatattaatttaaaatatatttctatacctttaaaaaaaaaaaattcgaccGTTAAATTCATCAAATCTTTCATATTCAACATTTCAGTTCATTCGCCATCACCTAATTCACTGATAATGgttataatttcaaaatataatttacgGTAAGATTTAGAAGTGAAAACAACCTAAATATCATCTGATAATGCTAATAACAGATTGTCCAAGGGGGAAAATTTGACATGACAACAATTTCAAACATAGAATCAAAACAACTGATAAATCTCTAAAGAAAACCCTATATTGAatcttttaatctttttttaaggaattttttaACACGTTTTATCGAATGTGTTTTCTTCGATTGATCGATTTATTTCGTAGTAAActaaaatttgacatttttagaaaataattaatattaaagaaTTTATTGTAACGTGTATTAAGAAGAGTGATAATATTTCTCATTATTCATTAATAAAGAAacgaatttttaaattaattttaaagaatttattgtAACGTGTATTAAGAAGAGTAGTAACATTTCTCGTTAATATAGATACGAAaattttttgtaccaaaaaaaaaaatagatacgAAAATTTCtacccaaaagaaaaaaaaaacaaaattaattttctaaagTATATTATACTATACATAAGTTTATGGTGACAACTAggctacccatgaaagaatgatgggtaatttacccaaaccaatacacattaattagccacataagcacatattcatgaactatcttgaccccacaaataaattgttcattttcattggttagtGGGTAAATAACCCACTatacattcaaaaaaaaaaaaagtttatactatacataacttaaaaaaaaaaaaagggttatacTATACATATGTTAAGTAGTGAAATTGTTGTATACATTAAATGTCTTTCGTACTCTTAAAACACCTTAGGTGATATGTAGGGTAAGTACTTAGTTAGCTTCCTATATGTGGCATGTTCTAGAGTTAAAATTGCTATTTTCGTCTATAAATCATGTGGTATTTAGCAACTACAGTCCATCCTCGTCATTAAGGGATGTAAATGAAAATGGGTTGAACTTGTATCCATCTCCCTCATAAAACTTGTTCTGAAACTCTACCCAATGAAGTCTCAAAGCATGCAAGAACGCACTTAAACTTTCCATTACTAGTAAGACACCAACGGTTGCacatataaaaacaataatgCCAACAATGAGAACAATGATGTTGTTATACCTACATCAgtcacacaaataaatcaaataactttTCAAATAACCATCACTTGCATATCACAACTACAATTACTTACCCCCATGTGAGAAGCAAAACTTTGTCGTAGAAAACGCTTGACAACTCTGAATGAGCTAAACTAAACATGaccaaagaaaaatatgaataataggTTACGATGCATACATCAATAGAAGTTTGAATCAAATATTTTGAGAAACATGCAGATGCAACTAATACATGGgcagaaaataaattaaagcttGTCGTTGGGTATAAGCTTAACAACTGAACCCGTACCTACATTACATATACTCACCCCGACTTTGACATAATAAACCCGGCGAGGTTTAACCTTTtatttcccaccatgggaaaaaGCTAGTTTTGAAGAACAGGTGATAGTTGCTTGAGcccaaacaacaaaaaaagaaacttttatATTATAATGTTTTCCGTCCCTTTTACTAATTGACCTCCCCCCTTTATCTaacaaattaattgaaaatatgaACTTCGTGTGAGAGAATTTAATCATCAATATTTCAATCTATTTTCCAAACACAGCGGAATGTTTACTTCGAATGaaagatttcttaaaaaaataaaaataaattgatgatgaaaattcTTGATCTGTGTTTATTCTTCAAATGAAtgtctaaatatatatatatatatatatatatattatttttaacgtTGAAGCTCCCTTCCTTTTCCCTTCAGATTTGATGCACCATGAAAAAGTTTGTGAATGAAatatttcatcttttattcGGTGAGTGAAAGGTCATTAAAATCGTCATCTTATTCGTTAATCTCAGCAGCTGAAGTTAACAGAATCCCGGTGATCGAAATCTCGCTAGAAAGGTGCTACTTGAAAAACTAAAATCGATGATggtttaaataaatgaatggaATTTATAAAGGATGACGAAAGGAGTTTGCGTAGTGGCGTGTTCAAAAGAAAAACGAgttatggttatggaggtttcaTGGTTGAGACCTGAGAAGAAGAAAGACAAAAGTGACGGGGTGAAGTTTCCGTTAAGAGAGAGAACGAGGATGacaaagaaatttgtttttaaaataacaaacaatttaataaataataataataaatgaattAAACCTAAAAggataaaatgttatttaatgaattggtggggtcatatttttttaatgtttttccaTCAAAAAGTCATTGCAATTATCAGATAAACAATCTCaaccattaaaataaaatactattataTCTATGGTCATGTTTAGCCTTTCCcatcatgaaaaacaaatttcatttcccatgctaaactccACCAATAAACCCTCTTTGAATGGGTTCAAGTTCAGGCCTTTCCCGTTTTCAAAATATGTGGGTGGGACGGGTAATGAGAACACAAAAATGAATCATCTATCGTATTcatattgaatttaatttattttgacaaaaatacacaaattgACATCTCAAACTTTCAACTACTTACCTGAGGGCCCATAAACGAAGATATGAAGCTGTATTAGACACAGCTCCAAGCACAAATTCTATTGTATGTATAAGTTGGTGCACAAAAACCTCGCTGAAATCAAACTCCTGGTGGTTTTTGTGAATACCATGTGACTTTGATTCAAGAGGATCATCCACGTTGTAGATCAAAGAGTAGGATTGACTTTTATGCCTCTGAGGAATGAAGGTAATAAAAGTTAGAATCGGGGTTTAATGACAACAAAtaagaacaaatttaaaataatagctTAGAGTATACTTCTTGATGTTGTTTCTTCAAGAGAAAGGGCTTTGGTAATAACATCCATGGTACTGAAACGAGTGCCAACAATAGTAATATAACCTAACAATAATTTAATAGTAGGAAATTTAGATGTGGCGTATATTTAGTATCACTAAGCAACTGTGtatctaaataaaatatgaaatttctTACTTGTAATAACTTTTGGCCAACAAAGAGCTGGTTTTCACCCAAATCATCTGTTGGACTTAGAAACATGTATATCATTACATGATACAAATCAGCCTGTGATCCAGTGCACCATTTTACAATTATGAGGAGTGAAAGATAGCCAAATAGGCTGTTCAGGAATATAATTTGGGGAACAAATTGGTGCCTGAAGCAATATAGGTAAGtcaaagaaaaagatgaataacCTTCCAATATCAACTAAAGGTTACTTTATGATATTACcatatgtttatgttgttttcaaAGTATTTGGCATTATAGTAACTCAGAATGATTCCAAGATTCATTTGGGATACTCCAAGTAGAATTGACATCTTCATTTTTAGAGAGTTAAGAAATGGAAGTTCACTCCGTGTACCATGCCATTTAGGATCTACGCCAAATGGATAAGTGTCGCGCACTTTTACCAAACCTATTGTAGTAGCATCcctgaaagaaaaagaaaatatgatacTCGTATTCGTATATAACATAGAAAAATAACGATATGTtgaataaactaaataaaaaccACCTGCATGTAGGATCGCGACATCCATAGGCAGATTGTCCAAATAGTTCAAACGGAATGGAGAAGAATTCATTATATATTAACCCAGTGTAGATTGAGAAAAGTGCcatcatcataataatatatCTCCCCCCAAAAACCATTTCTAATATGTCTCCAAGTTTCTGCaattaacaaaatcaaataaaactatagTTGGAGCAATAAACGATAAAATATTTAGAGTGAAAATAAAACATTACTATAGTTCAGTACCTGacaataaaactttttttcattgattatgaaatacAAAGTTGCCAATAATAAGCATATGCCATGACCCCAATCACCAAACATTACAGCGAAAAGGAAAGGAAACGTGATGATTGTGTACACACCAGGATTTGCTTCCTGGTACTTGGCAATTCTGTCAAGTAttgacaattattttttgagCTCTAGGCTTATGACCcatacatgtaaaaaaaaaaaaatatatatatatatatatatagaaatagaatataaaatatagtGATACCAGAACCATAAACCTTAATTTAAAACTAAAGGAATGCAGagataatgtaaaaaaaaaaaatatgacattcATGTCTAAGGATATACAAAGACCTT
It encodes:
- the LOC25490246 gene encoding V-type proton ATPase subunit a2: MDLLRSEPMQLVQLIIPIESAQRSISYLGDLGLFQFKDLNEDKSPFQQTYASQVKRCGEMSRKLRLFKEQMKKANISPSTWSTRDGSIDLEKLEVKLAELEAELIEINSNNEKLQHTYNELIEYKLVLEKVGEFFSSAQISAATRQRELEVQQPSVEGSIDCPLLMEQETTAYPVKQIKLGFITGLVTREKSIPFERILFRATRGNVFLKQAVVEHHVLDPLSGEKVHKNVFIIFYSGERVKSKINKICDAFGANRYPFSDDLSKQFEMMTEVSERVVELKTTIDVGLLHRSNLLQTIGYKFEQWNLLLQKEKSIYHILNMLNINVTKKCLLAEGWCPVFATSQIQKTLMRATMDCNSQVEAIVQVLQTNELPPTYFCTNIFTSSFQEIIDAYGIAKYQEANPGVYTIITFPFLFAVMFGDWGHGICLLLATLYFIINEKKFYCQKLGDILEMVFGGRYIIMMMALFSIYTGLIYNEFFSIPFELFGQSAYGCRDPTCRDATTIGLVKVRDTYPFGVDPKWHGTRSELPFLNSLKMKMSILLGVSQMNLGIILSYYNAKYFENNINIWHQFVPQIIFLNSLFGYLSLLIIVKWCTGSQADLYHVMIYMFLSPTDDLGENQLFVGQKLLQVILLLLALVSVPWMLLPKPFLLKKQHQERHKSQSYSLIYNVDDPLESKSHGIHKNHQEFDFSEVFVHQLIHTIEFVLGAVSNTASYLRLWALSLAHSELSSVFYDKVLLLTWGYNNIIVLIVGIIVFICATVGVLLVMESLSAFLHALRLHWVEFQNKFYEGDGYKFNPFSFTSLNDEDGL